TCGGCACAGTTGTtggaggttaactgccttgcaaaCACGTCACAAGATAAGAATccatttttttttgccttttatTGTAGAAAAATACAAAATCGTTGAGTTAATTTCACTTAATTATAAAAGACGACCCCATACTGACAAAGTTGACCACGTTGTAAGTTGTAATGAAATTAGACTTTTCAATCGGACACCCGAGTTAGGTTCTTTGGTTACAGCCAGTCCACGTGGATTGACACTTGACTGACAAGTGTTAGAATAGCAAACATCTAGCACATTATACAGCAACAATGCTGCTTAGCGTGTTTGAACACAACAGGACATGACTATCATTGAGCCCTTGAGAATGACGAGCAACAAATATTGCACAACAGATATGTTGTTCGCAAATCCACAGTAAAATTCTTCAACTTATATTCAAGTATTTTATTAGATACAAATGCAATTCACAATATCTATGTTAttcaagataaaaaaaaatatggccCCAAATGAACCAATAAACACTGCATTAATCTCCCTGAGACTGACAAGCCTCTGATTAATCAATTTTATCTGGTCCTCTAGCAGCTGGTTTCCAGGTGAGTGAGGCCTCTGAGGAGATACGGAGCAGCAGGACCCCAACAGCCACAGTGGTTAGCCCACACAGCATGCCCAGGCAGTCTACTAAACCCACTGTGGTCCACTCTCTGAACAAGATGGCTGAAGCGGTGAGGACTGTAGATGTGAAGGTCACATAGTAAATGGCTTCAAACACGTTGGAGCTGTAGTGCTCCAGAGCCTTGTTGATGAAGGTGAACTGGATGAGGATGCTGACGGACAGGGTTCCCAGTAGACCCAGGAAGAGACCTAGGGCTCGGCTGCTGGAAGGCCCCCCGCTGAAGGCATCCTGAGCAGCCAGGCCCAGCCCCTTACAGCTGGTGACTGTGAAACTCCCCAGGAGGGAGCAGATGGACACGTACACCATAATGTTGGACGTGCCGTGAGCTGGGGCCACCCACACCATCAGCACAACCAGTAGTAGGACCACCAACAAAGAATAGGCGACGAACACTGCATGGAGAGAAAACATTCACACACCTCAGAATTACTCTCAATTGAACTTAGATGTAAAGTTCTTATTTAGAGGACTCTGAGCAGTTCTGGGCTGGTTCAAACTATAACATGTCCTTGTACAGAGCACTCTGAACAGTGCAACGTCAATGGAGTTCACAGCAATGGACTTTGTACcgtatatatagggaatagggctctagtctaatgtagtgcgctatatagggaatagggctctagtctaatgtagtgcgctatatagggaatagggctctagtctaatgtagtgcgctatatagggaatagggctctagtctaatgtagtgcgctatatagggaatagggctctagtctaatgtagtgcgctatatagggaatagggctctagtctaatgtagtgcactatatagggaatagggctctagtctaatgtagtgcgctatatagggaatagggctctagtctaatgtagtgcactatatagggaatagggctctagtctaatgtagtgcactatatggggaatagggctctagtctaatgtagtgcactatatggggaatagggctctagtctaatgtagtgcactatatggggaatagggctctagtctaaagtagtgcactatatagggaatagggctctagtctaatgtagtgcactatatagggaatagggctctggtctaaagtagtgcactatatagggaatagggctctggtctaaagtagtgcactatatagggaatagggctctggtctaaagtagtgcactatatagcgaatagggtgccatttgggatgtaataACCATGTCCAGGTCCCACCCACCTGGATCAGCAAGCCTCTCTTCCAGCTCCAGACTAGAGGTGACGCTCTCTGATTTAGGGGAGTGAATGATGAGCACGACAgaaccacagcaacacaacacacagcccaGCTTCCCCAGGACATTCAGCTGTTCCTGGAGGATATAGGAGGCCAGAACAGCCCTGGATCACAAAGCAAACATTTCAGTGATCAAAACAGGGAGGCatgcagttagctagctaggcaaaGATCACATCACTGTAAACACTCCTGTACTGTAGCAAACATCACATCACTGTAAACACCCCTGTACTGTAGCAAACATCACTGTAAACACTGCTGTACTGTAGCAAACATCACATCACTGTAAACACCCCTGTACTGTAGCAAACATCACATCACTGTAAACACTCCCACCAGAAAACAAAAGACAATAGTAGTCACACATGTCAATCAATGTCAATCAATAACTCACCCAAACAGCACCCCCAGGGCTCCTAAAGGTGTGACCACCACAGCAGGGGCTGCGTTATAGGCCAGGAAGTTCCCAATCTGTCCCACAATCACTTGTTCGGAGGAGTTCAGAGGTCAATTGAATTCATTAAATATGATCAATCACATAAACGAAATCAGTGAGTAGTGATAGTTAATGTAGTAgtaaaatgtctttattattaggAGAATCCTGTGTTTGACAGAAATATCCATGAGGATGTAATACAGTTAATAAATGACAGGTGGCGCTGTTAACTCGGCTACTTACTGGAGAGTGTACCGCTCCACCATACGCCATCTTTTAGATAGGACCCATCTAAATAAGAATGACATTACATGCAGTGTTTGTGTTATTAACAGTACGGTAGTCACCCTCTGATTTCCATGTACAATTCTAGTTATGCCACGAAAGCagcattcattttttttttgcagaaaAATCACGAAAAGTCAAGAGGAACCGAATGAAGTTAAGAGATGGTGTGCTTACTGTACAGTAGTAATGTTACTGTGTCTGAGGATATTACAACATTGTAGCCAACAAATGACCCTACAAACATGATTATACATAGGATTCATTTCCCCCCAGCACTCTACCTCTTTTACGGGATCGTAAAATTCCCTTTTTTTGAAGCACAAACGTCGATCCATTGATGAAACTTGATATGACAGCTATCCATACACCAGCAGCAATTGGTGGCGAAGTCTCTCTAATTTCTGAAGTCATCATTAATCACACATTTTCCCATAAGTGACACAAATGGTGGGCTTAAATTAAATTTGTGACTAGGCGAGGCAAGTCCAAagcacactgtacatatatatttatatattagaCGCAGGTTGATTTGTTGCTAAAAGTTGCTAGATGAcgttgtgatgtcattgcgtgATAACGTAAAACTGCGTCATTACGTAGAAAACAATAACGTTACTCAAATTGACTggcaaaaaaaacatgatttgacatttgttcaggtACAGACAGACTCCTACTCTTTTCTGTACAATTTTGATTGTAgacatgttgattgatgttgtaagttctgttcaTGATCAAACATTCGTGAGCAACTATATTCATTGGGTTTGTCTCGTCGAAcccatactactgctgctgcagtcagccaacaatgattGGCAATTTACTGAAATTGCTGCAGATGTCTCTCACAATGCGCTTTTGCAGCCAGGTACATGTGTTGTGAcagaaaatgtttatttttttcatttagagggaaaatgcgtGCATTTTAGCGTTTGAGTCACTTTCTAAaagtttcctttaaaaaaaaaatgtagctaCATTTGTTGCTAGGTGCTGCATATAGCGCCCTCCATAGGTTGTAGTCGACAATGCAGGTAAAAGAGTTTTATTCTGGATGATTTATGGCGAGAATATCAGTGAAAAGACGAACCGGCAGGTACGTATCAGTCACATAATGGCACATTGATATCTATTCAAAAGTCTATTAAACATTTCGGGCTACACATCTACAAAGTCAGGGAGAGGATAGCAAATCAATATCTGTATCAATTAATTTATAATGATACCATTTCCGATATGGGATGCACCTGTTGGTTGATGGATAGGTGAAAGTTATGTGCTTACACCTACAGCAGATCAATCATTAAGCTTCTTCAAGGGAGGAATGCAGGATGCTTTCAATTCGAAAACGCCCCGTGACAAGGCTAAAAATCTAGCTACGTCATCTGTTTTCATGCCTTGTTTAGCTGTCAATCATGTGGGTCCAACGTGGAGGATTTATAAAGGCAGCAGCGCCGGTGATAGAAATAAGAACAACTCACACGATTATTTCAGGAGGCTGTTGCTgagtgagaggtgtgtgttgagACTGAGCGCTGTAGGAGGGAGCAGAGTGtgagcagtgttgccaactcctcagtaaggaaggtagctagctattggctgtcctaaaagtcacTAAATTGGCAACACTGAGTGTGAGTGAGAGGAGACAAGGCAGCACGATCGTGCACATCGTGACAACATTTGACCAGTTGTAGGTAGGCTATTTAGATTGTCATTATGGAAACAACTACTTTCAACCCTTTTTCCATAAAACATATTATCGGGCCAGAACCGATGTGCAAGTTGTAAGACATTTCCTAACCCTTAGCTTCGATACAGCTACAGGAAACAGTTGATACCGTCCTGGTTGAGGGCAGTGTCTCAAACATACCACAGGACTCCTATCAAATATAGATTGAGCTCTGAATGTCTGAATGAGCATTAATATATGTTTATGAGAGTTCAAT
This window of the Oncorhynchus clarkii lewisi isolate Uvic-CL-2024 chromosome 1, UVic_Ocla_1.0, whole genome shotgun sequence genome carries:
- the LOC139414596 gene encoding magnesium transporter NIPA1, translating into MMTSEIRETSPPIAAGVWIAVISSFINGSTFVLQKKGILRSRKRDGSYLKDGVWWSGTLSMIVGQIGNFLAYNAAPAVVVTPLGALGVLFGAVLASYILQEQLNVLGKLGCVLCCCGSVVLIIHSPKSESVTSSLELEERLADPVFVAYSLLVVLLLVVLMVWVAPAHGTSNIMVYVSICSLLGSFTVTSCKGLGLAAQDAFSGGPSSSRALGLFLGLLGTLSVSILIQFTFINKALEHYSSNVFEAIYYVTFTSTVLTASAILFREWTTVGLVDCLGMLCGLTTVAVGVLLLRISSEASLTWKPAARGPDKID